In Mycoplasmopsis synoviae ATCC 25204, the sequence AGAATCTAATGCGTGCCCCAAGTGCAACTTACCAGTTACATTAGGGGGCGGAAGTAGTATTGAAAATGGTTTTTTATCTAAATTATGATCTATGAAATATTTTTTTTCTCTTCATTTAGATTCAATGCCATCTTCTACATTTTGGTGGTTGTAAATTTTTTGCATATTTAGCCGCCTTACTTAGTCTTAAATTATACCACAATTCCGCCTAATAATGCTGTTAAAATTAAATTTTTAATCTGCAAAATTTATTTTAATATATACTTTAGTTAACTTAAAAAGGAAGGCAAAATGTCAAGTTTAAAAGAAATTTCACAAAGACTCAAAAAATACATGTCACTTGAAGCTATTTCTCGTTATGAAGAAGAAGTAGTTACTGAATTAAAGAAAAATATGCCAAAAGAATTTAAAGTATCTAGAGATAATTTAGGTTCTGTTATTTTTTATAAAAAATCTAAAGTTAAAAACGCTCCAAAATTAATGATCGCAGCGCATATGGATGAAGTCGGATACCTTGTTAGAAGCGTTGAAGAAAACGGAAATGTTTTAGTTAAAACTGTAGGTGGAGTATGACCTAACGTAGTGATCGGAACCAAAGCTAAGCTTAAAGCTAATTCAAATGGAAAAGTTTATACTGGAATTTTCGGTCACACTAGCATTCATATTTTAGAAAGAGAAAAATTCACAAAAGCTATTTTAGAAAAAGAGCTTTTTGTAGACTTTGGTTTTACTTCTAAAAAACAAGTAGAAGAAGCCGGAATAGAAATTGGAGATCCAATTTATCTATCAGGAGAATATCTAGAATTTCCAAATGATTTAGTAGCTGGAAAAGCTATGGATAATAGAGCAGGAGTTACCGCTCTAGAACTT encodes:
- a CDS encoding M42 family metallopeptidase; the protein is MSSLKEISQRLKKYMSLEAISRYEEEVVTELKKNMPKEFKVSRDNLGSVIFYKKSKVKNAPKLMIAAHMDEVGYLVRSVEENGNVLVKTVGGVWPNVVIGTKAKLKANSNGKVYTGIFGHTSIHILEREKFTKAILEKELFVDFGFTSKKQVEEAGIEIGDPIYLSGEYLEFPNDLVAGKAMDNRAGVTALELVGKALAKANLNCDLYLVGTAQEEVGTRGAKTSVTLINPDVAIALDTGAAHDSFGAPKGTPSLGKGVALLVQDGGTLPDTNLLRQLMQVAKKHKLLAYKYIAEGGGTDAAELQYAQGGAATITTSIPQRYLHSPLGMASLVDIKHTVDLLVKYAESFSDKHLKEFKFK